A window of the Butyricimonas faecalis genome harbors these coding sequences:
- a CDS encoding 1-deoxy-D-xylulose-5-phosphate synthase produces MYLENINSPEDVKRLSFENLNILADEIRHALLTKLSAHGGHIGPNLGMVEATIALHYVFNSPVDKIVYDVSHQSYTHKMLTGRKDAFLHAEEYDDVSGYTNPQESKHDFFTIGHTSTSVSLACGLAKARDLKGDHENIIAVIGDGSLSGGEAYEGLSNAAETGTNLIVVVNDNEMSIAENHGGLYQNLKTLRNTDGQAPCNFFKSLGLDYIYVKDGNDITALIHAFTQVKDASHPVVVHIHTLKGKGYTPAETYKEKFHWGMPFKLETGEPLSNGGNTEDYGNLTGKFLLEQIQKDPTVVAISSGTPAVIGFNPERRQQAGKQFVDVGIAEEHAVALASGIAANGGKPVYGVYSTFIQRCYDQLSQDLCINRNPAVISVFLGGSAGMNDETHLGFFDIPLISNIPNMVYLAPTCKEEYFAMLEWGIKQTTYPVAIRVPGPVVIESEETFDTDYSELNRYKITRQGERVAVIALGNFYPLGESVCQKLQKETGIQATLINPRYITGVDKQMLEDLKANHQLVITLEDGVLDGGFGEKIARYYGDSEMKVKNYGLKKEFADRFVLEELLKENHLTDTQITNEIREILDKKQD; encoded by the coding sequence ATGTACTTAGAAAACATTAACTCCCCGGAAGACGTGAAGCGTCTTTCCTTCGAAAATTTAAATATACTGGCGGATGAAATTCGTCACGCCCTACTAACCAAACTAAGTGCCCATGGCGGACACATCGGACCTAACCTGGGAATGGTAGAGGCCACGATAGCCCTACATTACGTGTTCAACTCGCCGGTGGACAAAATCGTGTATGACGTGTCGCATCAAAGCTACACCCATAAAATGTTAACCGGGCGTAAAGATGCTTTCCTTCACGCGGAAGAGTACGATGACGTGTCCGGTTATACCAACCCGCAAGAAAGCAAACACGACTTCTTCACGATCGGTCACACGTCAACCTCCGTAAGCCTCGCCTGCGGGTTAGCCAAAGCCCGAGATTTAAAAGGGGATCATGAAAATATTATCGCCGTGATTGGCGACGGTTCCCTGAGTGGCGGAGAAGCCTATGAAGGGCTAAGCAATGCCGCGGAAACAGGCACCAACCTGATCGTGGTCGTTAATGACAATGAAATGTCTATTGCCGAGAATCATGGCGGTTTGTACCAAAACTTGAAAACCTTGAGGAACACGGACGGCCAAGCGCCTTGCAATTTTTTCAAATCGCTCGGACTTGATTATATTTACGTGAAAGATGGGAACGATATTACCGCCTTGATACACGCTTTCACGCAAGTAAAAGACGCTTCCCATCCCGTCGTCGTGCATATCCACACGCTAAAAGGAAAGGGGTACACTCCCGCGGAAACCTACAAGGAAAAATTCCACTGGGGTATGCCGTTCAAACTGGAAACCGGAGAACCTTTGTCTAACGGGGGAAACACGGAAGATTACGGCAACCTGACGGGAAAATTCCTGCTGGAACAAATACAAAAAGATCCTACCGTGGTAGCCATCTCTTCGGGTACTCCCGCGGTAATCGGTTTTAATCCCGAACGCAGGCAACAAGCCGGGAAACAATTCGTTGATGTGGGAATAGCCGAAGAACACGCCGTGGCTCTTGCATCCGGTATCGCGGCCAATGGCGGGAAACCCGTGTATGGGGTTTACAGCACGTTTATCCAACGGTGTTACGACCAACTGTCACAAGATTTATGTATCAACCGAAACCCGGCAGTTATTTCCGTGTTCCTGGGTGGTTCCGCCGGGATGAACGATGAAACCCATCTTGGATTTTTCGATATCCCGCTTATCAGCAATATCCCGAACATGGTGTATCTGGCCCCGACTTGCAAAGAGGAATATTTTGCCATGTTGGAATGGGGTATCAAACAAACCACGTACCCTGTTGCCATTCGTGTTCCGGGACCGGTTGTTATTGAAAGCGAAGAGACCTTTGACACGGATTACAGTGAATTAAACCGTTATAAAATCACCCGCCAAGGGGAACGGGTGGCTGTCATCGCGCTCGGAAATTTCTACCCGCTAGGAGAGTCCGTATGCCAGAAGTTACAAAAAGAAACCGGGATACAGGCCACATTGATCAATCCTCGCTATATCACGGGAGTTGACAAACAAATGCTGGAAGATTTAAAGGCCAATCACCAACTGGTGATCACGTTGGAAGACGGTGTACTGGACGGTGGGTTCGGGGAAAAGATTGCCCGCTATTACGGGGATTCCGAGATGAAGGTCAAGAACTACGGTCTGAAGAAAGAATTTGCCGATCGCTTTGTTCTGGAAGAACTGTTAAAAGAAAATCATTTGACAGACACGCAGATCACGAACGAGATTCGGGA
- a CDS encoding flavodoxin family protein, which produces MAKRILILSSSPRKGGNSDTLCDEFLRGAKEAGHDVEKIFLRDKKINYCTGCSTCSLYHKPCPQKDDAAEIIDKMVAADVIVMATPVYFYTMSAQMKTLIDRCCGLYTEMNDKEFYFIITAAEDNKENMMRTVDTFQGFLDCLENPTIKGVVFGLGVWHVGEIKGHPAMQEAYETGKRV; this is translated from the coding sequence ATGGCAAAAAGAATTTTAATTCTCTCTTCCAGTCCCCGGAAAGGCGGAAACTCCGACACTTTGTGCGATGAATTTTTGCGGGGAGCTAAAGAAGCAGGACATGACGTTGAAAAAATTTTCTTACGAGATAAAAAGATCAACTACTGCACGGGATGTAGCACGTGTAGCCTGTATCACAAACCCTGTCCGCAAAAAGATGATGCAGCGGAGATCATTGACAAGATGGTGGCAGCAGACGTTATCGTCATGGCAACACCCGTCTATTTTTACACGATGAGTGCCCAGATGAAAACCTTGATCGACCGATGCTGCGGTCTCTACACGGAAATGAACGACAAAGAGTTTTATTTCATCATCACGGCAGCTGAAGATAATAAAGAAAACATGATGCGCACCGTGGACACGTTCCAAGGATTTCTTGATTGCTTGGAAAATCCCACCATCAAAGGGGTTGTCTTCGGACTAGGCGTATGGCACGTCGGAGAAATCAAAGGCCACCCGGCCATGCAAGAAGCGTATGAAACAGGAAAACGAGTATAA
- the rlmH gene encoding 23S rRNA (pseudouridine(1915)-N(3))-methyltransferase RlmH, with protein MKVCLLVIGKTDVEFVRAGIAEYEKRLKYYIPYEMKVIPDVRNTKNMSEIQQKEREGELLLGQLETADYIILLDEKGNEYTSKAFANFLAQKMLTSMKRLVFIIGGPYGFSEEVYKRANMKISLSKMTFSHQMVRMIFTEQLYRAMTILKGEPYHHE; from the coding sequence GTGAAAGTTTGTTTGCTAGTGATAGGAAAGACGGATGTGGAATTTGTACGGGCGGGAATTGCCGAGTATGAGAAACGTTTGAAATATTATATCCCTTACGAGATGAAGGTGATTCCGGATGTGCGGAACACGAAAAACATGAGCGAGATACAACAGAAAGAACGGGAGGGCGAGTTATTATTGGGACAGTTGGAGACAGCGGATTACATAATTTTGTTGGATGAGAAGGGGAACGAGTACACTTCGAAGGCTTTTGCGAACTTTTTGGCACAGAAGATGCTGACAAGTATGAAACGACTTGTATTTATCATCGGGGGACCTTACGGTTTTTCGGAAGAAGTATATAAACGTGCAAATATGAAAATATCACTATCCAAGATGACTTTTTCTCACCAAATGGTGAGGATGATCTTCACGGAACAATTATACAGGGCAATGACTATATTGAAAGGAGAACCTTATCATCATGAATAA
- a CDS encoding sensor histidine kinase encodes MKKFWLVLSLAMFCLIVGSLWEYSLNDWSADKKLFLFQERLKFEEKRLDDQLRKLDYEAERKKPEWKGKQSVLVGFKGSKLVYWSNERVGSPRLYEILSAGNDFVKINNLYFDVRRHVVGDTVYYALLFIKEDYPYSSNYVKNHFNPSLGENLDYASKVIVREIWEKGGQLVYNRDGRPLFKIESRVERGDVIPSYFLLIPYILYLFLLFYAYEISLDRARSFRIQLFHVFGFFFFIMLLRSLMIDYKVPQVLYSLPIFMTGQIGGGFIVSVGDLFVTMFCLAHYFFITFNKLKIKYDEPRLVHYKYIFLVGFVIGVFFYTNLLHFSINMLIESTQVSLNIARLINVDFSSIVAFITLIIAGMGFIVLINSSVRYFRNLFSITQAFLGVTGVLVFCAALCYFFNFSLSPLECLFPLALYILFILGVYLMKQDAQKSIFMIALVVVCIYIIFLAKSSEIHREHGVRASFANEIIKERDPIFEYKLLEVNDKIKQSQEVDSLVKVGDLDLLSDYISSELLDMTGFYYTCKAMICDPRDSILLTPTFKKYSCDEFYDKLIDSLGTRIGYTSFFSIKDFDGVAEYLGRFSFSTPQGSNCVYIRFKSKNRHEGIGYAQILSREIGVEKEARYPYSYAKYKNGILVDSKGDFSYPRYLERFGKIEHARIMNMDRFSHMVIPVENDGVCIVSLGDDVFALYYLNLLYAIFVSGILTSYGMFFRFDRGWGSFRQTSLTLRIKKNIITLIGALFLIMTIMSIVMNAKSFERRHSSKVIELSRYITDELEHNDCMDAAKCPQILKKLKDMSEVLWVDINIYNWDGVLVATSRPVIFEKGFDGTLLNPKAFEQIIEKEQINFVQDEKIVELTYMAVYMPLVLENGERYVLSIPYFTRGEELNKDILLIVIIAVNIAMIVMVLAFILSSIVAERIMKPLQVVNEKLRQMRVGGKNEKIVYHERDEIGMLVKEYNEMVDKLEANVKKLAKSERESAWREMARQIAHEIKNPLTPMKLNLQFMQRTLQRGNMEEVRQRFKDISAVLIEQIDHMASIASAFSDFAKLQEANNEWFDLSELVNGCAKLFHENVDTMECDIEPNVSVYGDRDQVNRVIVNLLKNAEQSIPEERKGHVLVRLKTVLGKIILLIKDNGCGIPENIRDRISEPNFTTKSGGTGLGLTMSYKIIEAMGGSITFESVENEGTTFYVVLKQDN; translated from the coding sequence ATGAAGAAATTTTGGCTTGTACTGTCACTTGCCATGTTCTGCCTGATCGTGGGCTCTTTGTGGGAGTATTCTCTGAATGATTGGTCTGCAGACAAGAAGCTGTTTCTTTTTCAAGAACGATTGAAGTTTGAAGAGAAGCGGCTTGACGATCAGTTGCGGAAACTTGATTATGAGGCAGAGCGGAAAAAGCCGGAATGGAAAGGTAAACAGTCTGTGCTGGTTGGTTTTAAGGGAAGTAAGTTAGTTTATTGGAGTAACGAGAGAGTCGGTTCACCTCGTTTGTACGAGATATTGTCCGCGGGAAATGACTTCGTGAAGATTAATAATCTTTATTTTGATGTTCGTAGACATGTCGTCGGGGATACGGTTTATTATGCGCTTCTGTTTATAAAGGAGGATTACCCGTATTCGAGTAATTACGTGAAAAATCATTTTAACCCGTCATTAGGCGAAAACTTGGATTATGCGAGTAAGGTAATTGTCCGGGAGATATGGGAAAAAGGTGGTCAACTTGTGTACAACCGGGACGGGAGACCGTTGTTCAAGATCGAGAGTCGGGTGGAACGTGGGGATGTCATTCCCTCTTATTTTCTGTTGATTCCCTATATTTTGTATCTTTTCTTGCTGTTCTATGCTTACGAAATATCCTTGGATCGGGCCCGGTCGTTCCGGATACAATTATTCCACGTGTTCGGATTCTTCTTTTTCATCATGCTGTTGCGTTCTTTGATGATTGATTACAAGGTGCCACAAGTGCTTTATTCTCTACCTATTTTCATGACGGGGCAAATTGGGGGAGGGTTTATTGTGTCGGTGGGAGATTTGTTTGTCACGATGTTCTGTCTGGCACATTATTTTTTCATTACCTTTAACAAGCTGAAAATTAAATATGATGAGCCTCGTTTGGTCCATTATAAATATATATTCCTAGTGGGATTTGTGATAGGTGTTTTCTTCTACACGAATTTATTACACTTTTCGATAAACATGTTAATTGAAAGCACGCAAGTCAGCTTGAATATAGCCCGTCTTATTAATGTTGATTTCTCATCGATAGTGGCTTTTATCACGTTGATTATTGCCGGGATGGGGTTTATCGTGCTGATTAATAGTTCTGTGCGTTACTTCAGGAATTTATTCTCTATTACTCAGGCGTTTTTGGGTGTAACTGGCGTACTTGTTTTTTGTGCGGCACTTTGTTATTTCTTTAATTTCTCTCTGTCCCCGTTGGAGTGTCTTTTCCCGTTGGCGCTTTATATCTTGTTTATTTTGGGGGTGTATTTGATGAAACAGGATGCACAGAAGAGTATCTTCATGATTGCGCTAGTGGTGGTTTGTATTTATATCATTTTCTTGGCAAAAAGTAGCGAGATCCATCGGGAACACGGGGTGAGGGCAAGTTTTGCGAACGAGATTATCAAAGAACGAGACCCGATTTTTGAATATAAATTACTGGAAGTTAACGATAAAATAAAACAAAGCCAGGAGGTAGATTCGTTAGTGAAGGTAGGAGATTTGGATTTGTTGTCGGATTATATTTCAAGTGAGTTGCTGGATATGACAGGTTTCTATTATACTTGTAAGGCAATGATATGTGATCCTCGGGATTCGATATTGTTGACACCTACTTTTAAAAAGTATAGTTGTGACGAGTTTTACGATAAGCTGATTGATAGTTTGGGAACCCGTATTGGTTACACATCATTTTTCAGTATAAAGGATTTTGACGGGGTAGCTGAATATCTCGGTCGTTTTTCTTTCTCCACTCCTCAGGGGAGTAATTGCGTGTATATCCGTTTCAAGTCGAAAAACCGGCATGAAGGGATAGGGTATGCCCAGATTTTATCAAGGGAAATCGGCGTGGAGAAGGAAGCACGTTATCCTTATTCTTATGCGAAGTACAAGAATGGAATACTGGTGGATTCCAAAGGAGACTTTAGTTATCCGCGTTATTTGGAGCGTTTCGGGAAGATCGAACACGCCCGTATTATGAACATGGACAGGTTTTCGCACATGGTGATTCCCGTGGAGAATGACGGGGTGTGTATTGTCAGTTTGGGGGATGACGTGTTTGCACTCTACTATTTGAACCTGTTGTACGCTATTTTTGTCAGTGGTATCTTAACTTCTTACGGGATGTTCTTCCGGTTTGACAGGGGATGGGGAAGTTTTCGACAGACGAGTCTCACGTTGAGGATTAAAAAGAATATTATCACGTTGATCGGTGCGTTGTTCTTGATCATGACAATCATGAGTATTGTCATGAATGCCAAGAGTTTTGAACGTCGACATAGTTCGAAAGTGATCGAGTTGTCTCGGTATATAACAGATGAATTGGAGCATAATGATTGTATGGATGCTGCAAAGTGTCCCCAGATATTGAAAAAGTTAAAGGATATGTCTGAGGTACTTTGGGTAGATATTAATATCTATAATTGGGATGGAGTTCTCGTGGCGACTTCTCGTCCCGTGATATTCGAGAAGGGATTTGACGGGACATTGTTGAATCCGAAGGCTTTTGAACAAATTATTGAAAAGGAACAAATTAACTTTGTTCAAGATGAAAAAATCGTGGAGTTGACATACATGGCTGTGTATATGCCGTTGGTGCTGGAAAATGGGGAAAGGTACGTGTTGAGTATCCCCTATTTTACCCGTGGGGAGGAACTGAACAAGGATATTTTATTGATTGTGATTATCGCGGTGAATATAGCCATGATCGTGATGGTGCTTGCCTTTATCTTGTCAAGTATCGTGGCGGAGCGAATCATGAAACCACTACAAGTCGTGAATGAGAAATTGCGTCAAATGAGGGTGGGGGGGAAGAACGAGAAGATCGTGTACCATGAGCGGGATGAAATCGGTATGCTGGTGAAAGAGTATAACGAGATGGTTGATAAATTGGAGGCGAACGTGAAGAAGTTGGCGAAGTCGGAACGGGAGAGCGCTTGGCGGGAAATGGCCCGGCAAATTGCTCACGAGATCAAAAACCCGTTGACCCCGATGAAATTGAATTTGCAATTTATGCAGCGCACGTTGCAGAGGGGGAATATGGAGGAAGTGCGTCAACGATTCAAAGATATCTCGGCCGTGTTGATCGAACAGATTGATCATATGGCATCAATTGCCTCGGCTTTCTCTGATTTTGCCAAGTTGCAGGAGGCAAATAACGAGTGGTTTGATCTGAGTGAACTGGTAAACGGGTGTGCAAAATTGTTTCATGAGAATGTGGACACAATGGAATGTGATATAGAACCGAATGTTTCCGTGTACGGTGATCGGGATCAGGTGAACCGGGTAATTGTGAATTTGTTGAAGAATGCGGAACAGAGTATTCCGGAAGAACGAAAAGGGCACGTGTTGGTACGACTGAAAACGGTGTTGGGTAAGATTATATTGCTTATTAAAGATAATGGTTGCGGAATTCCGGAAAACATTCGGGATCGGATCTCCGAGCCTAATTTCACGACGAAGTCCGGAGGTACGGGACTAGGATTAACGATGTCCTACAAAATTATAGAAGCGATGGGAGGCTCAATCACTTTTGAAAGTGTAGAGAATGAAGGAACAACGTTTTATGTGGTGCTGAAACAAGACAATTGA
- a CDS encoding glycosyltransferase family 9 protein, whose product MAKFLIIRFSSIGDIIQCMNVVNGIKNHFPDAEIHWIARKDMGSFLNMDKRIDRVWGFDKKTGFKGLLQMARQLKAEKFDYIYDAHSNIRSNILKAVLLPPFYHLFPRGPHYTLRHKDRWKRFLLFNLRINKFDKPFRGIVSYQKPLATWGITNFESDYSDWNFPAEYEERFRRTLTPKTITLVPSANWEMKRWPVSNWQQVIQLMPDYRFIILAGPTDTFCETIKAIAPERVNNLAGKTSLLESCYLVKQSNLVISGDTGFLHAADLFHTKAIALMGPTAFGYPTGKQSEVIEVDLPCRPCTKDGHGKCKQSTWQKCMVDILPKRVVDTALRILDFKF is encoded by the coding sequence ATGGCTAAATTTCTCATTATCAGGTTCAGTTCCATCGGAGACATCATCCAATGTATGAATGTCGTAAACGGTATAAAGAACCATTTCCCCGATGCCGAAATCCACTGGATTGCCCGAAAAGATATGGGTTCTTTTCTCAACATGGACAAACGCATCGACCGGGTGTGGGGATTCGATAAGAAAACGGGATTCAAAGGTTTACTACAAATGGCCCGTCAACTGAAAGCCGAAAAATTTGATTATATCTATGACGCTCATAGCAACATCCGCTCCAACATCTTGAAAGCCGTGTTACTCCCGCCCTTTTACCATCTTTTCCCAAGAGGGCCACACTACACACTACGCCACAAGGATCGCTGGAAACGATTCCTGCTTTTCAATCTACGGATAAATAAGTTCGACAAACCGTTCCGGGGTATCGTTTCTTACCAGAAACCATTAGCCACGTGGGGCATCACGAATTTTGAATCCGATTACAGCGATTGGAATTTCCCGGCAGAGTATGAGGAAAGATTTCGTCGCACACTTACCCCAAAGACAATCACGCTCGTCCCTTCCGCCAACTGGGAAATGAAACGCTGGCCGGTCAGTAATTGGCAACAAGTAATACAGCTTATGCCCGACTATCGTTTTATCATTCTGGCAGGTCCGACCGACACGTTCTGCGAAACGATCAAGGCCATCGCTCCCGAAAGAGTCAATAACCTGGCAGGTAAAACCAGCCTTTTGGAATCTTGTTATCTCGTGAAACAATCCAATCTCGTGATCAGCGGGGATACCGGCTTCCTTCATGCCGCAGACCTATTCCACACGAAAGCCATCGCCTTGATGGGTCCAACGGCTTTCGGTTATCCCACGGGCAAACAGTCCGAAGTCATCGAAGTCGATCTTCCCTGCCGCCCCTGCACCAAAGACGGTCACGGTAAATGTAAACAATCCACCTGGCAGAAATGCATGGTTGACATTCTCCCTAAACGTGTAGTCGACACAGCTCTAAGAATTTTAGATTTTAAATTTTAA
- the pssA gene encoding CDP-diacylglycerol--serine O-phosphatidyltransferase, translated as MKKHIPNLITCMNVTSGTVAIYAAFHGYLYLAAWLVILAMVFDFFDGFAARLLHVKSEMGKELDSLADMVSFGVMPSVMAFFLIRDLGYGGGELFAANPWQGTFMYVPFLVPAFSAYRLAKFNLDVRQTHSFIGLPTPSNALFWVMLVFTRYHQEEFFMAMWGKPWLLALFALVLAILLISEIPMFSLKLINFSWNGNALLYCFLGAVIIGFVIWGVKALSCMIPVYILISCYDFKKKWNWRFWGVLVLLFLLLKWAALFIVFPAYLIVLVVKLTARADQ; from the coding sequence ATGAAGAAACATATACCCAATCTGATTACCTGTATGAATGTTACGTCCGGCACGGTGGCTATTTATGCCGCTTTTCACGGCTATTTGTATCTTGCTGCTTGGCTCGTGATTCTGGCAATGGTGTTTGATTTCTTTGACGGTTTCGCTGCTCGATTGTTGCACGTGAAGTCGGAAATGGGCAAGGAACTGGATTCCTTGGCCGACATGGTTAGTTTCGGGGTAATGCCTTCCGTGATGGCTTTTTTCCTGATTCGCGATCTGGGGTATGGTGGTGGAGAGTTGTTCGCTGCGAATCCCTGGCAGGGGACGTTTATGTACGTGCCGTTTCTGGTTCCGGCTTTTTCGGCTTATCGTTTGGCTAAATTCAATCTGGATGTGCGGCAAACTCATTCGTTTATCGGTTTGCCAACCCCGTCGAATGCTTTGTTTTGGGTGATGCTGGTATTTACCCGTTATCATCAGGAAGAATTTTTCATGGCGATGTGGGGCAAACCGTGGCTGTTGGCTCTTTTTGCCTTGGTGCTGGCGATCTTGCTGATCAGTGAAATCCCGATGTTCTCGTTGAAATTGATCAACTTCTCATGGAACGGGAATGCTCTCTTGTATTGTTTTTTGGGGGCTGTAATAATCGGTTTTGTCATTTGGGGTGTGAAAGCATTATCCTGTATGATCCCCGTTTATATATTGATCTCTTGTTATGATTTCAAGAAGAAATGGAACTGGAGGTTCTGGGGGGTACTCGTGCTACTCTTCCTGTTATTGAAATGGGCAGCCTTGTTTATTGTCTTTCCGGCTTACTTGATTGTGCTTGTCGTGAAACTGACGGCTCGGGCAGATCAATAA
- a CDS encoding HU domain-containing protein: protein MNKYVEHIEELLYLHDCVIVPGFGGFICDYTSASINEKTGIIVPPSKKVVFNKYLKQNDGLLIDWIARKEQVDYEKAQRRLALFCEEVKVRLNQKQKVDFGTIGTFSVDRRFNILFESKNHNFLPDVIGMETLPLVTVNGKKARKTQEEVINTESGNLVTRLFKFGLSAAVVTGIVVISQQDIFQGDGVTNMTNMQPSPIKNKTILVENPAVISPTYDFVDYDPIIDLPEPSVSRQAQSSKPERQ, encoded by the coding sequence ATGAATAAATATGTTGAACACATCGAAGAATTGCTCTATTTGCATGATTGCGTGATCGTTCCGGGATTCGGAGGGTTCATTTGCGACTACACGTCCGCAAGCATCAACGAGAAAACGGGGATCATCGTTCCCCCGTCTAAAAAAGTCGTGTTCAACAAGTATCTGAAACAAAATGACGGTCTCTTGATCGATTGGATCGCACGTAAAGAACAGGTTGATTACGAAAAAGCGCAACGACGTTTGGCTCTATTCTGTGAAGAGGTCAAGGTACGTCTGAATCAGAAACAAAAAGTGGATTTCGGAACAATCGGGACTTTCTCGGTCGACCGTCGGTTTAATATTCTTTTTGAATCCAAAAACCATAACTTCTTACCGGACGTGATTGGTATGGAAACCCTGCCTTTGGTAACTGTCAACGGGAAGAAGGCTCGCAAAACCCAAGAAGAGGTGATTAACACCGAATCCGGTAATCTGGTTACCCGTTTATTCAAATTCGGTTTGTCGGCAGCCGTTGTGACCGGAATCGTGGTGATTTCCCAACAGGATATATTCCAAGGAGACGGGGTGACGAATATGACAAACATGCAACCCTCCCCGATAAAAAACAAAACAATCCTCGTGGAGAATCCAGCCGTGATCTCTCCTACATACGATTTTGTGGATTATGACCCGATTATTGATCTGCCCGAGCCGTCAGTTTCACGACAAGCACAATCAAGTAAGCCGGAAAGACAATAA